One part of the Dyadobacter sp. 676 genome encodes these proteins:
- a CDS encoding nucleoside hydrolase, with translation MKKFLLIFCLFALSDTYAQINGKTGNALILDTDIGPDYDDVGAMAVMHALADKGEVKPLAVISSNKNELVVPTIEILNTYFGRPELPTGAPKGKGANFGATQKWPEMLVEKYPHKMVKTSDAPDAVETYRKILAKQPDQSVTIVTIGFLTNLADLLDSGPDANSQLSGSNLVRKKVKQLVSMAGGFPKGREYNVLVDSVASAKVFAEWPTEILFSGFEIGKEIKTGKRVIANENLKSPVKDVFAIAMPLAKGDADGRMSWDQTAVLVAVRGVQPYFGLKRGKIIVEGGNNSWQDDPMGPHAYLTPNMPFEQLTALIEGLMMWQGK, from the coding sequence ATGAAGAAATTTTTATTGATTTTTTGCCTCTTCGCACTGTCCGATACTTATGCGCAAATCAATGGTAAAACCGGCAACGCTTTAATCCTCGATACCGATATCGGCCCCGACTACGACGACGTGGGTGCAATGGCGGTCATGCATGCTCTGGCCGATAAAGGGGAAGTGAAGCCTTTGGCCGTAATTTCTTCCAATAAAAACGAATTGGTAGTACCTACGATCGAAATTCTGAATACCTATTTCGGCCGGCCGGAGTTACCTACCGGTGCACCGAAAGGGAAAGGGGCCAACTTTGGCGCCACACAGAAATGGCCGGAAATGCTGGTGGAAAAATATCCCCATAAAATGGTAAAGACCTCCGATGCGCCGGATGCGGTCGAAACCTACCGCAAGATCCTCGCCAAACAGCCCGACCAGAGCGTTACCATTGTTACAATAGGCTTTCTAACGAATCTGGCCGACCTGCTCGACTCCGGCCCGGACGCCAATTCACAGCTTTCGGGCAGCAACCTGGTGCGTAAAAAAGTAAAACAGCTGGTATCCATGGCCGGCGGATTTCCCAAAGGACGCGAATACAATGTGTTGGTCGATTCCGTTGCGTCTGCCAAAGTCTTCGCCGAATGGCCTACCGAAATTCTTTTCAGCGGATTTGAAATAGGAAAGGAAATCAAAACAGGAAAAAGGGTGATCGCTAACGAAAACCTGAAAAGCCCGGTGAAAGACGTTTTCGCGATTGCCATGCCGCTGGCGAAAGGCGATGCCGACGGGCGAATGAGCTGGGACCAGACGGCCGTCCTCGTGGCAGTTCGTGGTGTTCAGCCCTATTTTGGCCTGAAACGGGGAAAGATCATCGTAGAAGGCGGCAACAATAGCTGGCAGGACGATCCCATGGGCCCGCATGCATACCTTACACCCAATATGCCCTTCGAACAGCTCACCGCGCTGATCGAAGGGTTGATGATGTGGCAAGGTAAATAA
- a CDS encoding aldolase/citrate lyase family protein, translating into MESTLLEKLQNGSNVYGTCITSTSPMWPAAIKKTGVDFVFIDTEHIPLDRTALATLCQQFRNLGITPIVRIPCPDPYLACQAIDAGAKGIVAPYLESAAQITELVGATKYRPLKGEVLKNYLSGSVPMPGNLREYCAKYNAGNICIANIESAPALDNLETLLSVPGLDAVFIGPHDLSVSLGLPEQYDHPEFEKAVFHIIRTTRQKGLAIGIHFSLEPERQIRWMKEGVNIVVHSFDIALFTQRLNADFYQIKLAAGDLAIGDPAAKNDDAMVV; encoded by the coding sequence ATGGAATCCACATTACTCGAAAAGCTGCAAAACGGCAGCAATGTGTACGGCACGTGCATTACCTCAACGAGCCCGATGTGGCCGGCGGCAATCAAAAAAACAGGCGTCGACTTCGTGTTTATCGATACCGAACATATTCCGCTCGACAGAACGGCCCTCGCTACATTGTGCCAGCAGTTCAGGAACCTCGGTATTACGCCCATTGTGCGAATCCCCTGCCCCGATCCTTATCTGGCCTGCCAGGCTATCGATGCGGGCGCAAAAGGGATTGTGGCGCCGTATCTCGAATCGGCCGCGCAGATAACCGAACTGGTGGGTGCTACCAAATACCGTCCGCTTAAAGGAGAAGTGTTGAAGAATTATCTCAGCGGCTCCGTGCCGATGCCCGGTAACCTTCGGGAATATTGCGCCAAATACAATGCAGGCAACATCTGCATTGCCAACATTGAAAGTGCACCTGCATTGGACAACCTGGAAACCCTGTTATCAGTACCGGGACTGGACGCGGTTTTCATCGGCCCGCACGATCTGTCGGTAAGCCTCGGCCTCCCTGAGCAATACGACCATCCCGAATTTGAAAAAGCAGTTTTCCATATAATCCGCACCACCCGCCAGAAAGGGCTGGCGATCGGCATCCACTTTTCACTGGAGCCGGAGAGGCAGATCAGGTGGATGAAAGAAGGCGTGAATATCGTCGTCCACAGCTTCGACATTGCATTATTTACCCAGCGCCTGAATGCGGATTTTTATCAGATTAAATTGGCGGCCGGCGACCTGGCTATCGGCGACCCGGCGGCCAAAAACGACGATGCAATGGTGGTGTAG